A genomic region of Miscanthus floridulus cultivar M001 chromosome 3, ASM1932011v1, whole genome shotgun sequence contains the following coding sequences:
- the LOC136544787 gene encoding zinc finger A20 and AN1 domain-containing stress-associated protein 9-like: protein MAQESWKQESEETGVHAPEAPILCINNCGFFGSSMTNNMCSKCYRDFIKLMENPAVEKKLIIGPSSSAVPPLEAAKRDDATAAAEATAVDDKQAAQEEPPKPPSNRCLTCRKKVGLTGFQCRCGGTFCSMHRYTDSHQCTFDYKTAAREQIAKQNPVVMAEKINKI, encoded by the coding sequence ATGGCACAAGAGAGCTGGAAACAAGAGTCTGAGGAGACTGGAGTCCACGCCCCTGAGGCCCCAATTCTGTGCATAAACAATTGTGGCTTCTTCGGCAGCAGCATGACAAACAATATGTGCTCGAAGTGCTATAGGGACTTCATCAAGTTGATGGAAAACCCTGCGGTGGAGAAGAAGTTGATCATAGGGCCATCATCCTCTGCGGTGCCTCCACTAGAGGCAGCAAAGCGAGACGATGCGACCGCCGCAGCCGAAGCCACAGCTGTAGACGACAAGCAAGCAGCGCAGGAGGAGCCCCCAAAGCCACCGAGCAACCGATGCCTGACCTGCCGCAAGAAGGTTGGGCTGACTGGGTTCCAGTGCCGCTGCGGCGGGACCTTCTGCTCCATGCACCGCTACACGGACTCCCACCAGTGCACCTTCGACTACAAGACGGCGGCCAGGGAGCAGATCGCCAAGCAGAACCCCGTCGTGATGGCCGAGAAGATCAACAAGATCTGA